One genomic region from Stackebrandtia nassauensis DSM 44728 encodes:
- a CDS encoding MarR family winged helix-turn-helix transcriptional regulator: MTHMTDDEVRTAWCETLRVVHTTSCELENELQARHDLGLSEFEVLCQLGGVCGKGDGKVKMKDLEAKMYLSQSALSRTVTRLEKAGLVTRAVCDFDRRAMFLELTDEGRARWEAAAPTHLAVLRAALDKVPEPA, translated from the coding sequence ATGACACACATGACGGACGACGAGGTGCGCACAGCGTGGTGTGAAACACTTCGGGTCGTCCACACCACGTCCTGCGAGCTTGAGAACGAACTCCAAGCGCGCCATGACCTGGGGCTCAGTGAGTTCGAGGTCCTCTGTCAGCTCGGTGGCGTATGCGGCAAGGGCGACGGCAAGGTCAAGATGAAGGACCTTGAGGCGAAGATGTATCTGAGCCAGAGTGCGCTATCTCGCACTGTGACCCGGTTGGAGAAGGCGGGACTGGTGACCCGCGCGGTCTGTGACTTCGACCGCCGCGCCATGTTCCTGGAACTCACCGACGAGGGCCGCGCGCGCTGGGAGGCCGCCGCGCCGACCCACCTGGCGGTGCTGCGGGCCGCCCTGGACAAGGTGCCCGAACCCGCCTAG